In Triplophysa rosa linkage group LG18, Trosa_1v2, whole genome shotgun sequence, a genomic segment contains:
- the LOC130569548 gene encoding uncharacterized protein LOC130569548 yields MYPGSLYWKQNARKVFVISEQDFPEFQGTKRKRSSSRKDDETSGLQDVYEKIEEVVLASQGLQQVISSIKELSELSSQTSAKTLTDVQMQKIKAAFTCIVCKGPIDQPVFATCCRSLIGCKLCVDQWMATASQCLKCRGEDLSNNVFLAVGLSEVLLALSDIIKELGLTTLPEIQRTTVSMQSTRRLQHVQSNVRSGILTHASRGDCDLSLLHPTVVQVTASQPAAPAANPGAITKRP; encoded by the exons ATGTACCCAGGGTCCCTCTACTGGAAGCAGAATGCCCGGAAGGTTTTTGTCATCTCCGAACAAGATTTCCCAGAGTTTCAGGGCACCAAGAGAAAGAGAAG cTCAAGTCGAAAAGATGATGAGACTTCAGGTCTACAAGATGTGTACGAAAAGATAGAGGAGGTGGTTCTGGCCTCACAGGGCCTTCAGCAAGTTATCTCATCTATCAAAGAGCTTTCTGAGCTGTCCAGTCAAACATCTGCCAAAACCTTGACTGATGTCcaaatgcagaaaataaaagcaGCTTTCACTTGCATAGTCTGCAAGG GACCCATAGATCAACCGGTATTTGCCACCTGCTGTAGAAGCCTGATCGGATGCAAGCTTTGTGTTGATCAGTGGATGGCTACTGCATCTCAGTGCTTGAAATGCAGGGGGGAAGATCTCAGTAACAATGTCTTTCTTGCAGTGGGTCTTTCTGAAGTTTTGTTAGCTCTTAGTGACATTATTAAG GAACTGGGTTTGACAACTCTGCCAGAAATTCAGCGAACGACAGTTTCCATGCAAAGCACCAGGAGGCTCCAGCATGTGCAAAGCAATGTCAGAAGTGGGATTCTTACCCATGCCTCCAGAGGAGACTGCGACCTGTCACTGTTACATCCCACAGTTGTCCAGGTAACCGCCTCACAGCCTGCTGCACCTGCTGCCAATCCAGGTGCCATAACCAAGAGACCCTAA